In Mytilus trossulus isolate FHL-02 chromosome 6, PNRI_Mtr1.1.1.hap1, whole genome shotgun sequence, a single window of DNA contains:
- the LOC134720886 gene encoding uncharacterized protein LOC134720886: MATRRKSKKQNEATKIDEKEHADRIAAAEAMSCLSSMVLLPSNSDELFSLSVGSNVTVPKSTPVGTKNNAKSATSNANKKGKTRTRATKNSQTPSSKKAQTEKDKNAASSIKQKQKSPKYASTLAVSSSKQTKLPDQVLSLTINPRNPNHEMKKVETPKLHNKEPKKVEDQVVQQPDLPPSYIQIEPLIAPQCIIQVDHNKPGHGLYNLSSNDLNKILAGKLPFQVKSDGVDGQTIVTKEIASKLVNLASTESVELSQSAVDSILTQMALKQKLAVTTKESSESSLPLKKRRLQGYKEEGAPPPAEELSVEQDPAKLDASAVQNAYEPKERVNPVAVDPSTSLMLLNEMQVALQQDDDGDLPLHIAVVHENIVMVQKFVHLMSISGKSVDKFNKAQQTPLHIAVELKFIQAVHTLLLAGANPNLVNKNGETCIHIAVKSNSVDCLHLIFKYTMKPDLNARNFDGLAPIHIAVMKDNMEIVRFLLAERADVNIQDGKSGRTPLFYSVEGNLIPMVELFQKVGANLDLPNYASVTAVMAAQARGFHEIASMLLRCMDSKAYLEMKEREKGTPVKKVPIPRIPSKSHLIQGIDSKPMLVDFQQLANSDSNDSSQSFSVMRKRARSTDGKKEKDSNKQDTESKGETIEIEERTKTEEDMKPVENGIPQENKLEVAIPQQQNQVLIPRELLEKLQSTMLSLLTMQKLQQAAGIDPSSPTSLPSVGNLPVQNALLQRDSLQSTLLRNAIQNANSQGPMVQSFASPSVSKQNGVPQNVSVPNSTPQRVSIPNITKQSVSGQNNTTQGGVPLQNVTGMNLSSILLNAISANILNTQNKTLEPSPAKNNMIENDKSKTSIDTNNSMIENDMPKKGPLDLKVVKNGGTNESKKDSANSNKGNEKSKEKTKTKHAVLQQLLNVKNNDAGKVTEKKQKVVDNIRVEEPMEVSDSRSSTPDNSFNSATKTGKAVGHAAMNQLGRVTNVSSSLQATLLQMLQAKQNKPLNLSTGKDSSNTS, translated from the exons ATGGCCACCAGACGTAAAtcgaaaaaacaaaatgaggCGACAAAGATCGATGAAAAAGAACACGCAGATCGTATTGCCGCCGCGGAGGCAATGTCATGCTTATCATCTATGGTTCTTTTGCCATCAAATTCAGacgaattattttctttaagtGTTGGGTCAAACGTAACTGTACCGAAAAGTACACCTGTTGGTACAAAAAACAATGCTAAGTCAGCAACAAGTAACGCCAACAAAAAGGGAAAAACCAGAACCAGGGCGACCAAAAATTCCCAGACTCCATCAAGTAAAAAAGCCCAgactgaaaaagacaaaaatgcagcatcatcaataaaacaaaaacagaaatcaCCAAAATATGCTTCCACTTTAGCCGTTTCAAGTAGTAAACAAACCAAGTTACCAGACCAGGTTTTATCATTGACAATTAATCCAAGAAACCCAAACCATGAAATGAAAAAGGTTGAAACCCCAAAATTACACAATAAAGAGCCAAAGAAAGTTGAAGATCAAGTTGTACAGCAACCAGACTTGCCACCATCATATATTCAAATTGAACCGTTAATTGCACCGCAATGTATTATACAAGTGGATCACAACAAACCAGGCCATGGACTTTACAACCTGTCTAGTAATGACCTGAATAAAATATTAGCTGGGAAATTGCCATTCCAAGTAAAATCTGACGGTGTGGATGGACAAACCATAGTTACTAAGGAGATTGCATCTAAGCTTGTTAATCTGGCTAGTACTGAAAGTGTTGAACTTTCTCAGTCAGCAGTTGATTCAATATTAACTCAAATGGCATTGAAACAAAAACTTGCAGTGACTACTAAAGAGTCTTCAGAATCATCTTTGCCTTTAAAGAAGCGGAGGTTACAAGGTTATAAAGAAGAAGGTGCACCACCTCCTGCAGAGGAATTGTCAGTAGAACAAGATCCTGCTAAGTTGGACG CTTCAGCTGTTCAGAATGCTTATGAACCAAAAGAAAGAGTGAACCCAGTAGCTGTAGATCCATCTACGAGTCTGATGTTACTGAATGAGATGCAGGTAGCTCTACAACAAGATGATGATGGGGATTT accACTACACATTGCTGTTGTTCATGAGAATATTGTTATGGTCCAAAAGTTTGTACATTTGATGAGTATATCTGGTAAAAGTGTTGACAAATTCAACAAAGCACAACAg ACACCGTTGCACATAGCAGTAGAGCTGAAATTCATACAGGCAGTCCATACATTGTTGCTAGCTGGTGCTAATCCTAATCTGGTAAATAAGAATGGAGAAACCTGCATCCACATAGCTGTCAAGTCAAACTCTGTTGACTGTCTTCATCTcatctttaaatatacaatgaaacCAGACCTCAATGCAAGAAACTTTGATG GTCTGGCTCCAATTCACATAGCTGTAATGAAGGACAATATGGAGATTGTTCGGTTTCTCCTGGCCGAGAGAGCTGATGTTAATATTCAG GATGGTAAAAGTGGAAGAACTCCATTATTTTATTCAGTTGAAGGTAACCTTATACCCATGGTTGAGTTGTTTCAGAAAGTTGGAGCCAATTTAGATCTTCCTAACTATGCTAGTGTTACTGCTGTTATGGCTGCACAAGCCAGAGGCTTCCATGAAATAGCTTCCATGCTCCTGAGATGTATGGACTCCAAAGCTTATCTGGAGATGAAGGAGAGAGAAAAAGGAACACCTGTCAAAAAG GTTCCCATTCCACGCATTCCAAGTAAATCCCATCTGATACAAGGTATAGACAGTAAACCAATGTTGGTAGATTTCCAACAGTTAGCAAACTCAGATTCTAATGACTCATCACAATCTTTCTCAGTCATGAGAAAACGAGCAAGAAGTACAGatgggaaaaaagaaaaagactcTAATAAACAAGATACAGAGAGCAAAGGAGAGACAATAGAAATAGAAGAAAGGACGAAAACTGAGGAAGATATGAAACCTGTCGAAAATGGCATTCCCCAGGAAAATAAACTAGAAGTGGCCATACCACAACAGCAAAATCAGGTTCTAATTCCTAGGGAATTGTTGGAGAAACTTCAAAGTACTATGTTATCTCTACTAACTATGCAAAAATTACAACAGGCTGCTGGCATTGATCCGAGTTCTCCCACCTCCTTACCAAGTGTAGGGAATTTACCAGTACAAAATGCTTTATTGCAACGTGACTCTTTACAAAGTACATTACTGCGGAATGCAATACAGAATGCTAATTCACAAGGTCCAATGGTTCAGAGTTTTGCATCTCCAAGTGTATCCAAACAAAATGGTGTACCACAAAATGTGTCAGTTCCCAATAGTACACCACAACGTGTATCCATTCCGAACATTACGAAACAAAGTGTATCAGGGCAGAATAATACAACACAGGGTGGTGTACCCTTGCAAAATGTGACTGGCATGAATCTATCCAGTATTTTACTCAATGCTATAAGTGCTAATATTCTGAATacccaaaataaaactttggaACCAAGTCCTGCTAAAAATAACATGATAGAGAATGACAAATCGAAAACTAGCATAGATACAAATAATAGCATGATTGAAAATGACATGCCTAAAAAAGGTCCACTTGATTTAAAAGTAGTTAAAAATGGAGGTACCAATGAGAGCAAAAAGGATAGCGCTAATTCTAATAAAGGGAATGAAAAGTCAAAGGAAAAGACTAAAACTAAGCATGCTGTGTTACAGCAATTActgaatgtaaaaaataatgacGCTGGAAAAGTGACAGAAAAGAAGCAGAAAGTTGTGGACAATATAAGAGTTGAAGAACCAATGGAGGTGTCAGATTCTAGAAGCAGTACTcctgataattcatttaataGTGCAACAAAAACTGGCAAAGCAGTCGGTCACGCTGCAATGAACCAGCTTGGGCGAGTGACAAATGTTTCATCGTCATTACAGGCAACTCTACTTCAGATGCTTCAAGCTAAACAAAATAAACCATTAAATTTAAGCACTGGGAAAGATAGCAGCAACACCTCATAG